The DNA window ccatgtgtccagtggtctgcagccagctatctagccatgtgtccagtggtctgccagccagccagctatccagccatgtgtccagtggtctgcagccagctatctagccatgtgtccagtggtctgcagccagctatctagccatgtgtccagtggtctgcagccagctatctagccatgtgtccagtggtctgcagccagccagctatctagccatgtgtccagtggtctgcagcATGTCCggctatctagccatgtgtccagtggtctgcagccagccagctatctagccatgtgtccagtggtctgccagccagctatctagccatgtgtccagtggtctgcagccagccagctatctagccatgtgtccagtggtctgcagccagctatctagccatgtgtccagtggtctgccagccagctatctagccatgtgtccagtggtctgccagccagctatccagccatgtgtccagtggtctgcagccagccagctatctagccatgtgtccagtggtctgccagccagccagctatctagccatgtatccagtggtctgcagccagctatctagccatgtgtccagtggtctgccagccagccagctatctagccatgtgtccagtggtctgcagccagctatctagccatgtgtccagtggtctgcagccagccagctatctagccatgtgtccagtggtctgcagccagctatctagccatgtgtccagtggtctgcagccagctatctagccatgtgtccagtggtctgcagccagctatctagccatgtgtccagtggtctgccagccagccagctatctagccatgtgtccagtggtctgccagccagccagctatctagccatgtatccagtggtctgccagccagccagctatctagccatgtgtccagtggtctgccagccagccagctatctagccatgtatccagtggtctgccagccagccagctagccaggagtgtgtccagtggtctgccagccagccagctatctagccatgtgtccagtggtctgcagccagccagctatctagccatgtgtccagtggtctgccagccagctatctagccatgtgtccagtggtctgcagccagccagctatctagccatgtgtccagtggtctgccagccagctatctagccatgtgtccagtggtctgcagccagccagctatctagccatgtgtccagtggtctgcagccagctatctagccatgtgtccagtggtctgccagccagctatctagccatgtgtccagtggtctgcagccagccagctatccagccatgtgtccagtggtctgcagccagccagctatctagccatgtgtccagtggtctgcagccagccagctatctagccatgtgtccagtggtctgcagccagctatccagccatgtgtccagtggtctgcagccagccagctatctagccatgtgtccagtggtctgcagccagctatctagccatgtgtccagtggtctgccagccagctatctagccatgtgtccagtggtctgcagccagctatccagccatgtgtccagtggtctgcagccagctatccagccatgtgtccagtggtctgcagccagctatccagccatgtgtccagtggtctgcagccagctatctagccatgtgtccagtggtctgccagccagccagctatctagccatgtgtccagtggtctgccagccagctatccagccatgtgtccagtggtctgccagccagccagctatctagccatgtgtccagtggtctgccagccagccagctatctagccatgtgtccagtggtctgcagccagccagctatctagccatgtgtccagtggtctgccagccagccagctatctagccatgtgtccagtggtctgccagccagctatctagccatgtgtccagtggtctgccagccagccagctatctagccatgtgtccagtggtctgccagccagccagctatctagccatgtgtccagtggtctgcagcATGTCCggctatctagccatgtgtccagtggtctgccagccagctatctagccatgtgtccagtggtctgcagccagctatctagccatgtgtccagtggtctgcagccagctatctagccatgtgtccagtggtctgcagccagccagctatctagccatgtgtccagtggtctgcagccagctatctagccatgtgtccagtggtctgcagccagctatctagccatgtgtccagtggtctgccagccagctatccagccatgtgtccagtggtctgcagccagccagctatctagccatgtgtccagtggtctgccagccagccagctatctagccatgtgtccagtggtctgcagccagctatctagccatgtgtccagtggtctgcagccagccagctatctagccatgtgtccagtggtctgccagccagccggctatctagccatgtgtccagtggtctgccagccagctatctagccatgtgtccagtggtctgcagccagctatctagccatgtgtccagtggtctgcagccagctatctagccatgtgtccagtggtctgcagccagctatccagccatgtgtccagtggtctgcagccagctatctagccatgtgtccagtggtctgccagccagccagctatctagccatgtgtccagtggtctgcagccagctatctagccatgtgtccagtggtctgccagccagccagctatctagccatgtgtccagtggtctgccagccagccagctatctagccatgtgtccagtggtctgccagccagccagctatctagccatgtgtccagtggtctgccagccagctatctagccatgtatccagtggtctgccagccagccagctatctagccatgtgtccagtggtctgccagccagccagctatccagccatgtgtccagtggtctgccagccagctatctagccatgtgtccagtggtctgcagccagctatccagccatgtgtccagtggtctgcagccagctatctagccatgtgtccagtggtctgcagccagctatccagccatgtgtccagtggtctgcagccagccagctatccagccatgtgtccagtggtctgccagccagctatctagccatgtgtccagtggtctgcagccagctatccagccatgtgtccagtggtctgcagccagctatccagccatgtgtccagtggtctgcagccagctatctagccatgtgtccagtggtctgccagccagccagctatctagccatgtgtccagtggtctgcagccagctatctagccatgtgtccagtggtctgccagccagccagctatctagccatgtgtccagtggtctgcagccagctatctagccatgtgtccagtggtctgcagccagctatctagccatgtgtccagtggtctgcagccagctatctagccatgtgtccagtggtctgcagccagccagctatctagccatgtgtccagtggtctgccagCGTGTCCGGGCAGCCAGGGGGCTTGTAagggctgttccaatgttcgtactgtccgcccttcccgcactgtgtttgggtacgcagtgcggttccatttctaatcgcggcggtgaagtgtactgtaaactacccggataacgccctcaaaccggacGTTTTTTGAAGTGTAGAGTTACGTACACTTTTCGCACTTAAAGgcggccatgtttgttacgtagtttcctctctggttgagtgtcagatcggtcaaactgccgaatctctgtgatgacagcatagttttgattccaaagacagtagccatgtgtataagagaaaggggtaactttaaaaaaatgtcaacataaggaacagcgtcttccgtgatgaattgtatattggcggttggtaaactctgatgacacgcgacaaccgtcatttccgtgaagtgtatcagacagaacgtgaattggacctgcacttcaccctcaaatttagccgttaagttgagggtggaaagtgcactgcatcacagtacacagtgcacagtgtggagaatggaacaggcTCCAGGAGTGTATCCAGTGGTCTGCAGCGTGTTTGGGCAGCGTGGGGGCTTGTGAGGGCAGGAGTGTTGGAGTGTTATCTGCAGTGTTATCTGGAGTGTTATCTGGAGTGTTATCTGGCTTCCTCAGCAGGCTCTACTTAGCAGATGGAGATAGTGTCACCTCACTTCAAAGCAGACATGAAACAAACATGCCACCGGACAGCCATTTTCACATATccccttttacttttttttaattttgtcgGCCCTCTTGCTCTGATCTCGGAGTTTTGGCCCTTTGGAATGTTGCAGTGAGCGGAACTTGGGAATGCGGCGGGCTACATGCGGCATTGTGAGACGACTCCTCTGACTAAAAGGGCTCGGTCTCTTGGTCTTGgtatgtgttgttgttttccGAGGCAAGAGAGGAACACCATGGTGCCTGTTACGGCAGAAACAAACAAATGACAcaaataggagaggaggaggtgctgaggagaggaggtggagatgggggataggagaggaggtggagctgtggagaggaggaggaggagctgtggagaggaggaggagctgaggagaggaggaggagctgaggagagagcggagtggagctgaggagaggaggaggagctgtggagaggaggaggagctgtggagaggaggaggagctgaggagagagcggagtggagctgaggagaggaggaggagctgtggagaggaggaggagctgaggagagagcGGAGTGGTGCCAACCGTCTGAGATGGGGGGGAGGCTGATACGTATCTTCCTCAGctagtgttggggggggggggggggggggggggggggggggggatgatgggggagaaatagggcccggatacttttggctttaaagggacactgtgtgagatttttagttgtttatttccagaattcatgctacccattcactaatgttaccttttttatgaatatttaccaccaccatcaaattctaagtattcattatgactggaaaaattgcacttttcatacatgaaaagggggatcttctccatggtccgccattttgaatttccagaaatagccatttttagctgcaaaaatgactttacttgggccatactagaaaaaatagtttattactaagtaaactttcatgaaaaggtcaaatttggcaatatgtgacacagtttcaatgagcagaatagttgcagtaccttttttgaccatttcctgcacagtgtccctttaaggggcccctcataattagcagcgcagaactgactcaccagtgggccccgcaccctcatgggcccctattttcaaaaaataataattgcgtggcccaccgggaaatgcctgccaCACCAGATGGCCCTGTTGGGGCCAGTCAACGGCTTGTTGAATGCGATTGCTATGTCACAGTGTAGAGTCGACGCGAATCCAGAACATTTTGTTGACAACCCAGAACATTGAGTTCATTACAAACACTACAACTCCTGTCCTGCTCTACTGTTTGCAGCCTGTATAGGCCATATAGAGGCGCTGGTCCCGCAACATAACCCCACTGCTTAATGGAGATGTCACAAGGCTCGTCCCCAAGTGGAGCAGCATGTCACAAGGCTCGTCCCCAAGTGGAGCAGCATGTTATTTGAGTTTGTGATTCCTGGGAATGCGTCCGTTTTAACCATGCCACCGCCATATCATGAACCAGCCGAGACACAAGTCACAAGCGCTTTAAGTTCGTTTGGCGGTCGGTCTGTAAACTTCAGTGCTTGTGGGAAAAGGCTAATTCAATCACGGCATCTTAATGCACTCAGTCTATGTGTCTGTACTGTCCGAACTGACTGTACTCGCGGAGCACTATCTCACCCAATGCCTATTtgtatttgacctttgacccttttgtATCGCCCACATCTGTCTCGGATCTTATCTTTGTACTGACCAGGCCCCTGACTCGCTGACCCAGTGTCTACTATGGGCCACTACGTGTATATGTCACCCAGTGTCTCCTATGGGCCACTACGTGTATATGTCACCCAGTGTCTCCTATGGGCCACTACGTGTATATGTCACCCAGTGTCTCCTATGGGCCACTACGTGTATATGTCACCCAGTGTCTACTATAGGCCACTACGTGTATATGTCACCCAGTGTctcctatagcagtggttcttaaccttttttcctaaagcacccccttacctgtgccgaagacaagccacgcacccccaacacaaacttttacatgtgtatgcaataaaaaatgataaatgagtgattaattacaatgattctcgcttgagacttgaatcaatacctgaatgactttaaatggggaccaaaaggTGTTTAATTTggacctgccccccccctccccttacgaaaatcgttgttttcatgttttttttaagcatggTTCGGCACGGTTTATTTTTACTACAGTAAAGGGCGGACCTGTCTCACCCAGGGTCTACAGACCCCCTCCCTGTACTGTAGTCAGGGTTTCCCAGCACtttgaaagtgaaaaaagtgaaagcccattgggaaactccaactcccattgtcattgtgacacagcacacaagtgaacactgcacactgcacacaacgaaattgcatttatgcctcacccgtgcaagggggcagccctcagtggcgccccatggggagcagtgcggtgggacggtaccatgctcagggtacctcagtcatggaggaggatgggggagagcactggttgattactccccccaccaacctggcgggtcgggagtcgaaccggcaacctctgggatgcaagtctgacgccctaaccgctcacccatgactgccctctttATGGGGAAGAAGGATGAAAGGATACTGTACAAGGATGTTTAGTTGTCATATACATACAGATGCTTTCATGTCACATGTACTGAAATGGATgaccggtgcaaaacaagtgtacagaagaaaagtgtgtgtgtgtgtgtgtgtgtgtgtgtgtgtgtgtgtgtgtgtgtgtgtgtgtgtgtgtgtgtgtgtgtgtgtgtgtgtgtgtgtgtgtgtgtgtgtgtgtgtgtgtgtgttgagtcaaATCAATTAGGAGGAATGTAAGGGGACCACGTGGACATCTCCCACATTGGCTAGGTCCTATGAGGAGATAAAAATAAAGATAAATTTACTTTACCAGAGGATGCCTTAGCTATTTATACATTTACTTTACCAGAGGACGTCTAAGCTATTTCTACATTTACTTTGGGTTTCTGCCTCTGCCTATATCTCTCTGACCTGATCCCTCGTCTTCAccatcttctctctgtctgtggatCCACATTTAGGCTACCTGCCCTGCACTGTATACGTCTACTGTAAGCATTGACTGTATTGTTCTCACTGAAGTGATGGGTAACCTGGATGCAGAAGCtccagtccagtgccacatattccacatgaCCTGGTTGTACTacgttaaacttcggcttttttcacacacttcagctggcaggtgcatcggagatggcaccatgggtcacaaAGCAATAGTTTacagaaactcccgcacactgaccatttcacttttctttctttaataaacgacgtttctgTACTAGACAGgcaattgcctgatgaaggtctagtaccgaaactttgtttattaaagaaagaacagcgaaatggtcagtgtgcggaaaTGACCTGGTTGTACCTGTCCAatcagggcaggggtgtcaaactcaaattgactgagggccaaaatcaaaatctggaacgaagtcatattcatagttaaatttcacacacactctttcccgtcatatttgttagttcaaatgtgtctgcacatcctgtgatacagcaaatttcatgttcaagtcatgttacgctatacattaaggtgtatgtgggccaagtgtaatagatatttgaaatgatctcgcgggccgaataaaatggcttcgcgggccaaatttggcccccgggcctgagtttgacatccctgaattAGGGGAATGGCCTGCCTAAACTGGCCAGGTAAAACACGGTCatgtggaatatgtggaactggattcaaacgttggaatccaggttgcccaccaCTGTCTCACTGCCTCTGGAAACATGTGCTGTGTGGGtcaaggcaaggcgaggcgaggcgaggcaaggcaaggcagggcagggcagggcagggcaaggagaggcaaggcaaggcaaggcaaggcaaggcaaggcaaggcaaggcatggcaaggcaaggcaaggcaaggcaaggcaaggcaaagcaaggcaaggcaaggcaaggcaaggcaaggcaaggcaaggcaaggcaaggcaaggcaaggcatggtaaggcaaggcaaggcatggtaaggagaggcaaggcaaggcaaggcaaggcaaggcaaggcaaggagaggcaaggcaaggcatggcaaggcaaggcaaggcaaggcaaggcaaggcaaggagaggcaaggcaaggcaaggcaaggcaaggcaaggcaaggcaaggcaaggcaaggcaaggcaatgcaaagagaggcaaggcaaggcaaggcaaggcaaggcaaggcaaggcaaggcaaggcaaggcaaggcaaggagaggcaaggcaaggcaaggcaaggcaaggcaaggcaaggcaaggcaaggcaaggcaaggcaaggcaaggcaaggcaaggcagggcaaggcaaggcaaggcaaggcaaggcaaggcaaggagaggcaaggcaaggcaaggcaaggcaaggcaaggcaaggcaaggagaggcaaggcaaggcaaggcaaggcaaggcaaggcaaggcaaggcaaggcaaggcaaggcaaggcaaggcaaggagaggcaaggcaaggcaaggcaaggcaaggcaaggcaaggcaaggcaaggcaaggcaaggcaaggcaaggcaaggcaagctaaggcaaggcaaggcaaggcaaggcaaggcaaggcaaggcaaggcaaggcaaggcaaggtaaggcaaggcaaggcatggcaaggagaggcaaggcaaggcaaggtaaggcagGGAAAGGCAAGGCAGggaaaggcaagacaaggcaagacaaggcaaggcaaggcaaggcaaggcaaggcaaggcaaggcaaggcatggcaaggcaaggcaaggcaaggcaaggcaaggcaaggcaaggcaaggcaaggcaaggcaaggcaggcttatttatatagcgcatttcatacacaggtgcaactcaatgtgcttcacaaagttaacaaatgaaaaagaaaggaaacagggaagaaagaaggaaataaattagagtaaaaataaaaacatttaaaacattaagataaaacataaggtaaaaataatagtttttctgtgacatttcagcagtaacacgtcagggcggcgcaacaacagccagtgccactattgtataggCTGTTTTAATGTTAAcaatgttttattgttattgctgttattgttttaaaagcccttctagggacgagcattggaaactAGCTTcttgctataaatgctatgatgcctgctgtttggctgttttgcaacctacatgctatgtatctgtccctaacaAATAAACGAAACTAAACTAGACTATTGTATGGAGTTTTtgtttagtggactatctaagacgCATTTTCATTGCAGCACATCAACCAATTATTCATTAATTTATGCACATTAGATGCCGGTGTACCACCTGACATCAAAGCCCAacaaaacgtctttgacccacgacgtgtatgtgttggtttgtttgtttgtgtatgtttctGGACCCAGAATTGACACCTCTGTTATTTTTCTGACCttacctctcctgtctctctcatctcctcctctgtctgcAGTTCCCATCTACTTCctgtagtagtattattatgatTACTACTATATTtttctgacctgacctgacctctcgtctctctcatctcctctctctcctgtgtctgcAGTGCCCATCTACGTGCTGtaaatattattatcattattgttattatgattaCTACTATATTTTTCTgacctcctgtcttctctcctcctgtgtctGCAGTGCCCATCTACGTGCCCTTCCTGATCGTGGGTTCGGTGTTTGTGGCGTTCGTGCTGCTGGGGTCCGTGGTGGCGGTGTGCTGTTGCCACTGCCTGCGGCCCAAACACGAGCCCTCCTCTgggggtggcggcggcggcggcggcggcgggggtCGTCTCCTGGAGACCATCCCCATGATGGCCAGCGTGGGCACCTCCCGCGGCTCCTCCTCCCGCCAGTCCAGCACCgccacctcctccagctcctccgcgCCTCCCGCCAGCGGCGGCCCCCCGAGGACGTCCACGGCGATgcccggcggcggcggcggcggtccTCCCCAACCCCAGGGGGCGCTGCTCCGCACGCAGGCCTCCTGCTGCATCCCGCCCGACGCCAGCGTCTACGTCAACATGCCCACCAACTTCTCGGTGCTGAACTGCCAGCAGGCCACCCAGATCATGCCGCACCAGGGCCAGTACCTGCACCCGCAGTACATCGGCTACGCCGCGCACCCCATGGCAACGCACCACCCCATGGCAGCGCACCACGCCGCCATGGCCGCCACGCACGCCCACGCGGCCTACCTGGACCCCATACACGGGGGCTACCGGCCCCTGCAGTcgccacacccccctcccccgcccaccACCAGCACTAGCGTAGCGGCCAGCGTGGCGGGGGACCAGAAGCACCCCCCAGTCACggtgtgaggagggagggggggggggggggtgatgtggcCTTGGATATACACAGGGGCCATTTGGGGTGACGTGACCTTGGACAGACACAGGGGCCATTTGGGGTGATGTGGCCTTGGATATACACAGGGGCCATTTGGGGTGATGTGGCCTTGGATATACACAGGGGCCATTTGGGACCCTTAGTTCCTCATTTGGGACCCTAAAGTTCCTCGTAGGAACTAGTATTTGATGTGGACCTCCTGAAGACTGGACTGGGCCACTTCCTGGTGTTgggactaaactaaactaaat is part of the Engraulis encrasicolus isolate BLACKSEA-1 chromosome 9, IST_EnEncr_1.0, whole genome shotgun sequence genome and encodes:
- the LOC134455338 gene encoding protein shisa-2, with amino-acid sequence MRSGSSPMSLAMVVILLVTIIHDVKASGEYCHGWQTVEGTWRDGFGCPEKFDQEDAIICCGKCELRYCCSSTEARLDQGTCDNDKQAQDPSSPGHKEDKDTGAVPIYVPFLIVGSVFVAFVLLGSVVAVCCCHCLRPKHEPSSGGGGGGGGGGGRLLETIPMMASVGTSRGSSSRQSSTATSSSSSAPPASGGPPRTSTAMPGGGGGGPPQPQGALLRTQASCCIPPDASVYVNMPTNFSVLNCQQATQIMPHQGQYLHPQYIGYAAHPMATHHPMAAHHAAMAATHAHAAYLDPIHGGYRPLQSPHPPPPPTTSTSVAASVAGDQKHPPVTV